From Methanococcus maripaludis, the proteins below share one genomic window:
- a CDS encoding DUF2180 family protein has translation MKCYLCKLEGKDTDAVASCIVCGMGVCMDHVVREEIDHWEGGYPFPATKLKKTIPRMLCKPCYNALMGGKK, from the coding sequence ATGAAGTGTTATCTCTGTAAATTAGAAGGAAAAGATACCGATGCAGTAGCTTCGTGCATAGTTTGTGGAATGGGCGTTTGTATGGACCACGTAGTACGTGAAGAAATCGACCACTGGGAAGGAGGATACCCATTTCCAGCCACGAAATTAAAAAAGACAATTCCAAGAATGCTCTGCAAACCCTGCTATAATGCACTTATGGGGGGTAAAAAATGA
- a CDS encoding MIP/aquaporin family protein: MSMLKKLIAECLGTGILVFFGPGAAAMTLMIANNTGTAGIGLLGGLGDWFAIGFSFAIAIAAVIYTMGRISGAHINPAVTIGLWAVKKFPTKDTVLYIIAQLIGAAIGSLLFFACIGIDSVTVGGLGATAPFAGISYFQAILAEFIGTFLLMFVIMGVAVDKRAPDGFAGLVIGLTVGAIITTTGNIAGASLNPARTFGPYLIDSIYGLNLWYYFPIYIIGPILGAIVAAFTYEYLNRE; encoded by the coding sequence ATGAGCATGCTTAAAAAATTAATTGCAGAATGCCTTGGAACTGGTATTTTAGTATTTTTTGGTCCAGGTGCTGCTGCAATGACTTTAATGATTGCAAATAATACCGGAACTGCAGGAATTGGATTATTGGGTGGACTTGGAGACTGGTTTGCAATTGGATTTTCATTTGCAATCGCTATTGCTGCAGTAATTTATACAATGGGACGTATTTCTGGAGCCCATATTAATCCTGCAGTTACAATTGGACTATGGGCCGTTAAAAAATTCCCCACAAAAGATACAGTTCTATATATTATCGCCCAGTTAATCGGTGCTGCAATTGGTTCTCTACTGTTCTTTGCATGCATTGGAATTGATTCTGTAACAGTTGGGGGACTTGGGGCTACTGCACCATTTGCAGGAATAAGCTATTTCCAGGCAATACTCGCAGAATTTATTGGAACATTCCTACTAATGTTCGTTATAATGGGTGTTGCGGTGGATAAACGTGCTCCCGATGGCTTTGCAGGACTGGTTATCGGTTTGACAGTTGGTGCAATAATTACGACTACTGGAAATATTGCGGGAGCCTCACTAAACCCTGCAAGGACTTTTGGGCCGTATTTGATAGATAGTATTTACGGGTTAAATCTGTGGTACTACTTCCCGATATATATTATCGGCCCGATTCTTGGAGCAATAGTTGCCGCATTTACATACGAGTACTTAAATCGCGAATAA
- the topA gene encoding DNA topoisomerase I, whose protein sequence is MTGLIICEKPNVAKKIAEALGKPKKKSHNSVPYYELERNGESIVVASAVGHLYTLQEKTKTKFGDYPVYDINWVPASTLDEKKYIQKYIDALKKVSKDANKFYVATDWDIEGELIGYHALNFSCGQKNAHRLRFSSLTKKEILKAYENPNEIDFGLVDAGDSRHKIDWYFGINVSRALMQAVSSVKRWKTLSTGRVQGPALAFLVDKELEIRNFVPTPYWVLEALLDNDLIAVHELEKFWDEEQANKAYEKVKGQKQATVSDVKKSMKTIPPNPPFDLGALQREAHNMFRFSPKKTQEVAQKLYEKGYCSYPRTSSQKLPDDKAYMDEVLKNLSKNKNYKPYIETILNENRKPISGKKDDPAHPAVHAVDVPKEKLPDDELKLYELIARRTIALYWDNAKREYSKINLDINGETFKLSGSRTVEEGWHEIYYYTKFDEIELPELKKNDVINVNNINFEAKETKPPKRYTMASIIKELEKRKLGTKATRADILEKLTKRGYVIEDGSLTVTDLGIGVTETLRKYCPEIVEETLTRDLEDKLELIQDKKIKKEEVIQETKDKLTKILGEFRLKEKEIGTELVDKLDSTNRSLQIIGKCKCGGDMIIIRTKGKKRFVGCSNYPDCEVTFPLPQKGRIKVLNEVCEKCQNPVIGLDRIKICVNPDCSTRISEEDKKEIEKAEKEEKICPKCGNKLLIKKGPYGVFRGCENYPKCKYTEKLNGESNEKEIVGKCPKCGSDLYKRKGRFGEFIGCSNYPKCRHTEKIDKKKEDTPGETKAETKKEAKPKTAKKTAPKKTATKTTKTTAKKTATKKTTTKKATAKKTAEK, encoded by the coding sequence ATGACTGGACTAATAATCTGTGAGAAACCAAACGTTGCTAAAAAAATTGCAGAAGCCCTTGGAAAACCAAAGAAAAAATCCCACAATTCAGTGCCTTATTACGAATTAGAAAGAAATGGAGAAAGTATAGTGGTAGCTTCAGCAGTAGGTCACTTATACACGCTCCAAGAAAAAACCAAAACTAAATTTGGAGATTACCCGGTTTACGATATAAATTGGGTTCCAGCATCAACGCTTGATGAAAAAAAATACATTCAAAAATATATTGATGCACTGAAAAAAGTTTCAAAAGACGCAAACAAATTTTATGTTGCAACGGATTGGGATATTGAAGGGGAGTTAATTGGTTACCATGCACTGAATTTTTCATGCGGCCAGAAAAACGCTCACAGATTAAGATTTTCAAGTTTAACTAAAAAAGAAATCCTGAAAGCTTATGAAAATCCAAATGAAATAGATTTTGGACTCGTTGATGCAGGAGACAGCAGACACAAAATCGACTGGTATTTTGGTATAAATGTTTCAAGAGCACTTATGCAGGCAGTAAGTTCAGTTAAACGATGGAAAACCCTCAGTACAGGTAGGGTTCAGGGTCCAGCACTTGCTTTTTTAGTAGATAAAGAATTAGAAATTAGAAATTTTGTTCCAACCCCATATTGGGTGCTTGAAGCTCTTTTAGATAATGACTTAATTGCAGTTCACGAGCTTGAAAAATTCTGGGATGAAGAACAGGCAAATAAAGCCTATGAAAAGGTAAAAGGTCAAAAACAGGCAACAGTTTCAGACGTTAAAAAAAGCATGAAAACCATCCCTCCAAATCCGCCTTTCGATTTAGGTGCACTGCAAAGGGAAGCCCACAACATGTTTAGGTTTTCCCCTAAAAAAACGCAAGAAGTTGCACAAAAACTTTATGAAAAAGGATACTGTTCATATCCAAGAACAAGTTCACAAAAACTTCCAGACGACAAGGCATACATGGACGAAGTCTTGAAAAACCTTTCAAAAAATAAAAATTATAAACCATACATTGAAACAATTTTAAATGAAAATAGAAAACCGATTTCAGGTAAAAAGGACGACCCTGCACACCCTGCGGTACACGCAGTAGATGTTCCAAAGGAAAAACTGCCCGATGATGAATTAAAGTTATACGAACTTATTGCAAGAAGAACAATTGCACTTTACTGGGATAACGCTAAAAGGGAATATTCAAAAATCAATCTCGATATTAACGGCGAAACATTTAAATTAAGCGGTTCAAGAACCGTTGAAGAAGGATGGCATGAAATATATTACTATACTAAATTCGATGAAATAGAACTCCCAGAATTAAAGAAAAATGACGTAATAAATGTAAATAACATAAATTTCGAAGCAAAAGAGACGAAGCCTCCAAAAAGATACACAATGGCTTCGATTATTAAGGAACTTGAAAAAAGAAAACTCGGAACAAAAGCTACAAGAGCAGATATCCTCGAAAAACTAACCAAACGAGGTTATGTAATTGAAGATGGTTCTTTAACGGTTACGGATCTTGGAATTGGAGTTACCGAAACTTTAAGAAAATACTGTCCAGAAATTGTTGAAGAAACCCTTACAAGAGACCTTGAAGATAAATTAGAGCTTATTCAGGACAAAAAAATCAAAAAGGAAGAAGTTATACAGGAAACTAAAGACAAACTTACAAAAATCCTTGGAGAGTTCCGCTTAAAAGAAAAGGAAATCGGAACTGAACTTGTTGACAAACTTGATTCGACAAATAGGTCTTTACAAATAATTGGAAAATGTAAATGTGGCGGAGACATGATTATCATCCGTACAAAGGGCAAAAAAAGATTTGTTGGATGCAGTAACTATCCTGACTGTGAAGTTACATTCCCGCTCCCGCAGAAGGGAAGAATCAAAGTATTAAACGAAGTCTGTGAAAAATGCCAAAATCCAGTAATCGGGCTTGATAGAATAAAAATTTGTGTAAATCCCGACTGCAGTACAAGAATTTCAGAAGAAGATAAAAAAGAAATTGAAAAAGCTGAAAAGGAAGAAAAAATTTGTCCAAAATGCGGCAATAAGCTTTTGATTAAAAAAGGACCTTATGGAGTTTTCAGAGGCTGTGAAAACTACCCGAAATGTAAATATACTGAAAAATTAAACGGGGAATCCAATGAAAAGGAAATCGTTGGAAAATGCCCAAAATGTGGAAGCGACCTCTATAAAAGAAAAGGACGATTTGGAGAGTTTATTGGATGCAGTAACTACCCAAAATGTAGGCATACTGAAAAGATAGACAAGAAAAAAGAAGATACGCCGGGAGAAACTAAGGCAGAAACAAAGAAAGAAGCAAAACCAAAAACTGCTAAAAAAACAGCTCCAAAAAAGACCGCAACAAAGACCACTAAAACTACCGCCAAAAAGACGGCTACGAAAAAAACCACAACTAAAAAAGCAACTGCAAAGAAGACAGCAGAAAAATAA
- the trxR gene encoding F420-dependent thioredoxin reductase, which yields MVYDLIIIGGGPAGLTAGIYAMRAKLSTLCLEKQNEGGKIAEAGIVENYPGFESIKGFELAQKFSEHAKHFELPIIHEEVEKIDTSSKPYKVITKHETYEAKSIVIASGSRYKKPGLNEDDFMGKGVCYCVMCDAFFFLNKEVIVLGRGTSAIMAAYNLKDIAKKITIVTDRSELKAVEKIMEDRMNLMNNLEIVLNAEPIEIVGKEKAEGVKVSIAGEEKIISADGIFISFGYVPNTEFLDGSKIKLNKRKFIETDENCKTSVEGIYACGDVTGGILQVSKAVGEGVTAFTGALSSIQK from the coding sequence ATGGTATATGATTTAATTATTATTGGAGGCGGTCCGGCGGGACTTACCGCAGGAATATACGCAATGAGGGCTAAATTAAGTACATTATGCCTTGAAAAACAAAATGAAGGCGGAAAAATTGCAGAAGCGGGGATCGTTGAAAATTATCCGGGTTTTGAATCGATAAAAGGTTTTGAACTTGCACAGAAATTTTCAGAACATGCAAAACACTTCGAACTTCCAATAATCCACGAAGAAGTTGAGAAAATAGATACTTCATCAAAACCCTATAAAGTTATTACGAAACATGAAACCTACGAAGCAAAATCAATAGTAATTGCATCGGGAAGTAGGTACAAAAAGCCAGGATTAAATGAAGACGATTTTATGGGAAAAGGAGTCTGTTATTGTGTAATGTGTGATGCTTTCTTCTTTTTAAACAAAGAAGTAATCGTGCTTGGAAGGGGTACTTCTGCGATAATGGCAGCATATAACTTAAAAGATATTGCCAAAAAAATAACGATAGTTACAGACAGGTCCGAATTAAAGGCAGTCGAAAAGATAATGGAAGACAGGATGAACCTAATGAATAATCTTGAAATAGTTCTTAATGCAGAACCAATCGAGATTGTTGGAAAAGAAAAAGCAGAAGGTGTTAAAGTTTCAATAGCTGGAGAAGAAAAGATTATTTCTGCTGATGGAATATTTATAAGCTTTGGGTACGTTCCAAATACTGAATTTTTGGATGGAAGCAAAATAAAACTTAATAAAAGAAAATTTATTGAAACGGATGAAAACTGTAAAACTAGCGTAGAGGGAATTTATGCTTGTGGTGACGTTACAGGCGGAATTTTGCAGGTTTCAAAGGCAGTTGGTGAAGGAGTTACTGCATTTACCGGCGCATTAAGCAGCATTCAAAAATAG
- a CDS encoding cytochrome c biogenesis CcdA family protein: MDLFLIFLAGISTALGPCIVTVLPFVLAYTFGISNSRFEGFLVSFSFMVGFSIVFSTLGVLSSAFGIFLNLTLLKYVAGTFAIIFGILVLFNKNFTFRKEGVFQKFSKKLSKMNNISLPVKILNSIVLGIVYGFGANICADPILAGILTFVASKADVYYGFFALLTYSLGYGIPIIFLSTLGAESKQIVEKIVKKKFITYISGIILIILGLFLIFSV, from the coding sequence ATGGATCTTTTTTTAATCTTTTTGGCAGGAATCTCAACTGCGCTTGGACCTTGCATTGTAACGGTTTTACCATTTGTTTTAGCTTATACTTTTGGAATATCTAATTCCCGGTTTGAAGGATTTTTAGTATCATTTAGCTTTATGGTTGGTTTTTCAATTGTTTTCAGCACGCTTGGAGTTTTATCTTCAGCATTTGGTATTTTTTTAAATTTAACCTTGTTAAAATACGTTGCAGGAACTTTCGCTATAATTTTTGGAATTTTGGTTTTATTCAATAAAAATTTTACATTTAGAAAAGAAGGTGTTTTCCAGAAATTTTCAAAAAAATTATCGAAAATGAACAATATTTCACTACCTGTTAAGATTTTAAATTCGATAGTTTTGGGGATAGTTTACGGGTTTGGTGCAAATATATGTGCAGATCCAATATTGGCAGGAATTTTAACATTTGTAGCATCAAAAGCAGATGTTTATTATGGATTTTTTGCACTTTTGACGTATTCTTTGGGTTACGGGATTCCAATAATATTTTTGAGTACGCTTGGTGCAGAAAGTAAACAAATAGTTGAAAAAATAGTAAAAAAGAAATTTATAACATATATTTCAGGAATTATATTGATAATTTTAGGATTATTTTTAATATTTAGTGTTTAA
- a CDS encoding thioredoxin family protein yields MKHFLNFLVVILLIVSAGCISTEKTDLDMNGQNLMIEFYSTTCPACEELSPHIDELEDEGYNISRINVNENGQMAINYGINLVPTVVFIKNGEEVDRVIGNQPEVIKSKAEEYFK; encoded by the coding sequence ATGAAACATTTCTTAAATTTTTTAGTAGTTATACTTTTAATCGTATCTGCAGGATGTATTTCAACCGAAAAAACAGATTTAGATATGAATGGGCAAAACCTGATGATTGAATTTTATTCTACAACTTGTCCCGCGTGCGAAGAACTTTCACCCCATATTGATGAACTTGAGGATGAAGGATACAATATATCCAGAATAAATGTAAATGAAAACGGTCAGATGGCTATAAATTATGGTATAAACCTTGTACCAACTGTAGTTTTCATTAAAAATGGAGAAGAAGTTGATAGGGTAATTGGAAATCAGCCTGAAGTAATAAAATCGAAAGCAGAAGAATATTTTAAATAA
- a CDS encoding translation initiation factor IF-5A, with protein sequence MAGTKPSELGALKVGQYVVIDGIACRVMDTAHSKPGKHGGAKVRLTAMGIFEPVKKEHVGPASSRIDVPLIDKRKGQVLALMGDHVQIMDLETYETLELPMPTDVEGIDSGVEVEYFEAMDRYKITRVISK encoded by the coding sequence ATGGCAGGAACAAAACCTTCCGAATTGGGAGCTCTTAAAGTAGGACAGTACGTTGTTATTGACGGTATTGCATGCAGAGTTATGGACACAGCACACTCAAAACCTGGAAAACACGGTGGTGCAAAAGTAAGATTAACTGCAATGGGTATCTTTGAACCAGTTAAAAAAGAACACGTAGGACCAGCAAGCTCAAGAATCGATGTACCACTCATCGACAAAAGAAAAGGACAAGTTTTAGCTCTTATGGGCGACCACGTTCAAATCATGGACTTGGAAACCTACGAAACATTAGAATTACCAATGCCTACTGATGTTGAAGGTATCGACAGCGGTGTAGAAGTAGAATACTTTGAAGCAATGGACAGATACAAAATCACAAGAGTTATCAGCAAATAA
- the sucD gene encoding succinate--CoA ligase subunit alpha has protein sequence MILLDENTRAIVQGITGNQGRFHTKNMLECKTNILAGVTPGKGGQDVYGVPVYDTVLETVEKYDANASLIFIPAPFVKDAAYEAIDAGVELVTIITEHIPIQDSMDIVAYGKKHGVNIIGPNTPGLASPKVGKLGIIPMSILKEGNIGMVSRSGTLTYEIASQLTLSNYGQSSCVGIGGDPITGLRYIEVLEMFENDPETDAVVMVGEIGGNAEEDAAEKMISKMKKPVISYIAGQSAPEGKRMGHAGAIIEKGVGTAKSKMQALENAGAHVAKRISDIPLLLKEII, from the coding sequence TTGATTCTTTTAGATGAAAATACACGGGCAATTGTTCAAGGGATCACGGGAAATCAGGGTAGATTCCACACGAAAAACATGCTTGAATGCAAAACAAATATATTGGCAGGAGTAACGCCGGGAAAAGGCGGTCAGGATGTTTACGGAGTCCCTGTTTATGATACAGTTTTAGAAACTGTTGAAAAATACGACGCGAATGCATCTTTAATATTTATACCTGCGCCATTTGTAAAAGATGCTGCATACGAAGCTATTGATGCAGGAGTTGAGCTTGTTACAATTATTACTGAGCACATTCCAATTCAAGATTCGATGGATATCGTAGCATATGGGAAAAAACACGGCGTAAATATAATCGGACCAAATACTCCGGGTTTAGCATCTCCAAAGGTAGGAAAACTTGGAATCATCCCGATGAGCATATTAAAAGAAGGAAACATTGGAATGGTATCAAGAAGTGGTACATTAACTTATGAAATTGCAAGCCAGCTTACTTTATCAAATTACGGCCAATCATCCTGTGTTGGAATTGGTGGAGACCCGATAACTGGTTTAAGATATATTGAAGTTTTAGAAATGTTTGAAAACGACCCTGAAACTGACGCAGTTGTAATGGTTGGAGAAATCGGTGGAAACGCTGAAGAAGATGCAGCTGAAAAAATGATTTCAAAAATGAAAAAACCCGTTATTTCATACATTGCAGGACAGTCTGCACCCGAAGGAAAAAGAATGGGTCACGCTGGTGCAATTATCGAAAAAGGAGTCGGAACTGCAAAAAGCAAAATGCAAGCTCTTGAAAATGCAGGCGCACATGTTGCAAAAAGAATTTCGGATATTCCATTATTATTAAAAGAAATTATTTAA
- a CDS encoding DUF2193 domain-containing protein, protein MEEIYSKMVNEAMAAQWADVDIIKEKRGHEFKIKHAKGYVDVANKMEAVGNQDPSVIKLHKDSINAHFDILSELTKTVRPEDDPFVEHYQTPAILEILYKEDPEFRKSVEKFIQTIEKSEALIGKEVLRRYGGFYGPTCVVDFALIPGSTSNIVNRILKNVDIPIAHKQAILASKSWGMNTSYGFGEKFTNAVEAGKSLNEAIKEEIEMIKFIYDKPIDAQAKLMDDFGHESFDVRKYMGEYKKKMESAVSAAMESEVHYGNIVTIPAYCVGDIAHHVAQSTFNMCKDDVVMGVIEAVSTVMDNTLRSNVKNFKNEYEVLSLATGSTAAATECMLELDGFNAPTVVDLLTKRFHNYVQLYPTRGAAAELHNHDFMDMIYRGWKLIDKARRVKNGSDAPITPKIGNFKVDLDPIFKNEVIMNPQRYAYPACAITVRFSALMRLADYPCLLTSEPVTATMMTNIIALHKETPGAPARVCKDCATACLVDFRHQYCQYREAV, encoded by the coding sequence ATGGAAGAAATATACTCAAAAATGGTTAATGAAGCAATGGCTGCTCAATGGGCGGATGTAGACATAATTAAAGAAAAAAGAGGGCATGAATTTAAGATAAAGCATGCTAAAGGATACGTAGATGTTGCAAATAAGATGGAGGCGGTTGGGAATCAGGATCCTTCGGTAATTAAATTACATAAAGATTCGATTAATGCGCATTTCGATATTTTATCGGAACTTACCAAAACTGTAAGACCTGAAGATGACCCATTTGTTGAACACTATCAAACTCCAGCCATACTTGAAATACTTTACAAAGAAGACCCAGAATTTAGAAAAAGCGTTGAAAAATTTATTCAAACAATTGAAAAATCAGAAGCGCTTATAGGTAAAGAAGTTCTCAGAAGGTATGGTGGTTTTTATGGGCCTACCTGTGTTGTAGACTTCGCATTGATTCCTGGAAGCACGAGTAACATCGTAAACAGGATTCTTAAAAATGTAGATATTCCAATTGCACACAAACAAGCGATTTTAGCGTCAAAATCATGGGGAATGAATACATCCTATGGTTTTGGGGAAAAATTTACAAATGCAGTTGAAGCAGGAAAATCATTAAATGAAGCCATTAAAGAAGAAATTGAAATGATAAAATTCATTTATGATAAACCAATTGACGCTCAAGCAAAACTTATGGACGATTTCGGCCATGAAAGCTTCGATGTTAGAAAATATATGGGAGAATACAAAAAGAAAATGGAATCGGCAGTATCTGCTGCAATGGAATCAGAAGTTCATTACGGAAACATTGTAACTATTCCTGCATACTGTGTTGGGGATATTGCACACCACGTTGCCCAATCAACATTTAACATGTGCAAAGATGACGTTGTAATGGGAGTAATCGAAGCTGTTTCAACAGTAATGGACAATACATTACGATCAAACGTGAAAAACTTCAAAAATGAATATGAAGTATTATCTCTTGCAACAGGGTCAACTGCTGCTGCAACAGAATGCATGCTTGAATTAGATGGATTTAATGCACCAACAGTTGTAGATTTACTTACGAAAAGATTCCATAACTATGTACAGCTCTATCCAACAAGAGGTGCGGCTGCAGAACTTCACAACCACGACTTCATGGACATGATATATAGGGGTTGGAAGTTAATTGATAAAGCTCGAAGAGTTAAAAATGGAAGCGATGCTCCAATAACTCCTAAAATAGGTAACTTCAAAGTAGATCTTGATCCTATCTTCAAAAATGAGGTTATTATGAACCCACAAAGATATGCATACCCTGCTTGTGCAATAACAGTTCGATTTTCAGCACTGATGAGGCTTGCAGACTATCCATGTCTTTTAACGAGTGAACCTGTAACTGCAACAATGATGACAAACATTATTGCACTGCATAAAGAAACACCTGGAGCTCCTGCAAGAGTTTGTAAAGACTGTGCAACCGCTTGTTTGGTGGACTTTAGACATCAGTACTGCCAGTACAGAGAAGCAGTATAA
- the cbiB gene encoding adenosylcobinamide-phosphate synthase CbiB: MINPIYLILADFFDRYIGEPPEKVHPVVFIGKLISFFENVFKSSNSVNKSRDLIFGFLNVALVLGIVFFMAYEIEQVINSISNSYIKISLYSIILSFSIGHKSLIEFSKSPIKFIVNNDLESAKKSVQCIVSRNTSELDKKHILSASIESASENITDSIIAPLIYAAIFGLPGAFLYRAVNTFDAMIGYKSEKYLYYGKTAAYLDDILNFIPSRIAGMLLIISAPFYGGNVKSALLGYFNEGSKTPSPNSGYTMATLANSLHMELEKIGYYKLGKGEITVEKALNSLKAVDYSVLLFLIIYMMLFM, from the coding sequence ATGATAAACCCAATTTATTTAATTTTAGCAGATTTTTTTGACAGGTACATCGGAGAACCGCCTGAAAAAGTCCACCCTGTTGTATTCATCGGAAAATTAATCAGCTTTTTTGAAAATGTCTTCAAATCATCCAATTCAGTAAATAAAAGTAGAGATCTGATTTTTGGCTTTTTAAATGTAGCTTTAGTTTTAGGAATTGTATTTTTCATGGCTTATGAAATAGAACAGGTTATAAACTCGATTTCAAATTCCTACATTAAAATATCTCTTTATTCAATAATCCTTTCGTTTTCAATTGGGCACAAATCATTGATTGAATTTTCAAAATCCCCGATAAAATTTATCGTGAATAACGACCTTGAAAGCGCGAAAAAGTCTGTCCAGTGTATTGTAAGTAGGAATACAAGTGAACTAGATAAAAAACATATTTTGTCAGCCTCAATTGAAAGTGCGTCAGAAAACATTACGGACAGTATTATTGCACCGCTAATTTATGCGGCAATTTTTGGACTTCCTGGAGCTTTTTTATATCGAGCGGTTAACACGTTTGATGCAATGATAGGTTACAAATCGGAAAAATATCTATATTATGGAAAAACTGCCGCATATTTGGATGATATTTTAAATTTTATTCCCTCAAGAATTGCAGGAATGCTTTTAATTATATCTGCGCCATTTTACGGCGGAAATGTAAAATCTGCACTTTTAGGATATTTTAATGAAGGAAGCAAAACCCCTTCACCAAATTCGGGATACACAATGGCAACGCTTGCAAATTCATTACATATGGAACTTGAAAAAATTGGATATTATAAACTTGGAAAAGGAGAAATTACTGTTGAAAAAGCGCTAAATTCGTTAAAAGCAGTTGATTATTCAGTTTTACTTTTTTTAATAATTTATATGATGTTGTTTATGTAA
- the cobJ gene encoding precorrin-3B C(17)-methyltransferase yields the protein MLYVVGIGPGNEDYFTKEAENALNSTDLIVCYTGYKKYVERFDKEIYVSGMTKELERVEYALNEAENKDVALVSNGDATIYGLASLAYELNEKNLHNVTIKVLSGLTSASVCSSILGAPLNHDFAVVSLSNLLTPLETILKRINCAVESDMVLAIYNPLGKKRKEPFLKTVEIISNYSKDRNIDYIVGIVKNAGRNDSEYKITTINNLVNNLDEFMQYIDMSTTLVIGNSNTKIIDGMMITPRGYMSKYE from the coding sequence ATGTTATATGTTGTTGGTATCGGTCCTGGAAATGAGGATTATTTTACAAAAGAAGCCGAAAATGCGCTAAATTCTACTGATTTAATTGTATGCTACACAGGATACAAAAAATATGTTGAAAGATTTGATAAAGAAATCTACGTAAGCGGTATGACTAAAGAATTAGAAAGGGTTGAATATGCCCTTAATGAAGCTGAAAATAAAGATGTGGCACTTGTTTCAAACGGGGACGCCACAATATATGGTCTTGCATCTCTTGCATATGAATTAAATGAAAAGAATTTACACAACGTTACAATAAAGGTTTTAAGTGGACTAACCTCCGCAAGTGTCTGTTCATCCATACTTGGTGCACCGTTAAACCACGATTTTGCGGTTGTTAGTTTGAGCAACCTTTTAACACCTTTAGAAACTATTTTAAAAAGAATAAATTGCGCAGTAGAAAGCGACATGGTTCTTGCAATTTATAATCCATTGGGTAAAAAAAGAAAAGAACCGTTTTTGAAAACTGTTGAAATAATCTCGAACTATTCTAAAGACCGAAATATCGACTATATTGTTGGAATTGTTAAAAATGCCGGAAGAAACGATTCTGAATATAAAATAACTACGATAAACAATCTGGTTAATAATTTAGATGAATTTATGCAGTATATCGATATGAGTACAACTCTCGTTATTGGAAACAGCAATACAAAAATTATCGACGGTATGATGATTACTCCACGAGGGTATATGTCAAAATATGAGTAA